From the genome of Bacilli bacterium:
GGATGCAAATCCGTCATCGCGGCTTCTTCCGGAATCGAAACCGTTATCGCGGTTGCCCGAATTCGCCGATTCCAAAAACCGGACGTTATCCGCAACAACCTCGGTTACGTATACTTTGCGTCCTTCATTATTTTCATAGTTGCGCACCTGAATGCGGCCTTCGACCGCAGTCAACCGACCTTTGCGCAAATAATTTGCGCAGGTTTCGGCGAGCTGCCGCCAAACCACGATATTGATGAAATCCGCTTCGCGTTCGCCCTGGCTGTTGCTGAACGGTCGATCCAC
Proteins encoded in this window:
- the ssb gene encoding single-stranded DNA-binding protein: MLNRVILIGRLTRDPELRYTPSGVAVTNFTLAVDRPFSNSQGEREADFINIVVWRQLAETCANYLRKGRLTAVEGRIQVRNYENNEGRKVYVTEVVADNVRFLESANSGNRDNGFDSGRSRDDGFASGRSNVAGPGNSAQQTDPFSDDGKPIDISDDDLPF